Genomic window (Vigna radiata var. radiata cultivar VC1973A chromosome 1, Vradiata_ver6, whole genome shotgun sequence):
AAATCAAATATCTGCATTCTTCTGCAGAATCAGCAGCAGGCCCCCAAAACTAATCTAGAAAAGAGTACGGGAAAATTGGAGCTACAACTATATAAAAATGTACAGGGGAGAATAAGCACAAATTAGAAACTCAACCTAAATCCACAAAAATGCTAAATTACAGATTACAATATTTCTAAgattaataatgttaaaagatGAAGCCACAGAAGTGGGCTAGCATGATGGGGGTTGAAGCTGCTTGAGCCTTCTCACAACTTGTTTCATTGTAGGTCTGGTGGAGAGAGAGTCAACAGTACAGACAATAGCCAAGTGAAGAACCTCTACCAAATCCTCTCCAGGTCCTGCTTCCCATAACCCAGCAGTGAAGAACTCATTTGCCCTTCCTTGCTTCAATAGCATGCATGCCCATGCCACTATGTTGAACCCATttccaaaagaagaaaatgaagggtCCAAAGCCTTCTTGTCTGAGAGCAACTCCAGAAGCACCACACCATAGCTATACACATCAGCCTTATCAGAAACACGGCAAGTCATGGCATATTCAGGGGCAACATATCCAAATGTTCCCGCTACACCAGTGGTAGCATGTGTCTCTGATGTTCCCAGAAGTCTAGCCAATCCAAAGTCCGATAGATAAGCATTGAAATCGTCATCTAACAAGATATTGCTAGGCTTCACATCACGGTGAAGAACACGGGGAACACACTGATCATGCAGATAAGCCAGTGCACGGGCTATGTCCAATGCAATCTTGTGAAGAATCCTCCAATCCACAACCCTTGTGGACCTCTCTTGGATGAACTTTTCAAGATTCCCACCAGGCAAATAATTGTATATGAGAAACATCTCTGTCTCACAAGCATGATAACCAATCAGAGTGACAAGATTAGGATGATGAAGCCTCCCAAGGGTCTTGGTTTCCGCATGGAATTGTTGAACACCTTGGAAACGTCCAACTGCAAGTCGTTTGACTGCCACCAAAACTCCTGGTGCTACCTCTGCCTTGTATGTTGCCCCAAAACCTCCACTCCCAATGCAGTTGCCAGCATTGAAATTTCCTGTGGCTTGGACAACACTTTCAAAAGTCAACGGGACCCCGATATCAGTAAACACTGTAACTTCTTTTCTAGTAGAACCAACAACCCTGGACCCAGGCTTCCACTTCCGAGtgtaaaaaaatagaacaatcaGGGCTATAAGAACGGAAAAAATGGCTGAAGCAGAAGTTATAGATGCTATTTCAATAGAACTCAAGCCATTACCACTGTCCTTGACAGCGGCTTGTTCAGTTGCTGGAGTATAAGGGCTGCCATAAATAGGCCCTAGTTGACTTCCTGACGGCACAGATAGAGAAATTCCACGGCAGGGACTTAGAAACGGATTCCCAACAGCACTACTACATTTAATCAAGCCACTATTAGAAGGCAATGATCCAGATAAGTTGTTGAAAGACACATTGAATGCTGAGAGTGTGGTGACATATGCCAAACCACCAGGAATGTGACCAGAAAGATTGTTGTTATTGAGCAAAACATCAGTCAGATTTCTCATGTTCTCAATAGCCTTTGGAATCTCACCAGTAAGATAGTTTGAAGAAAGGTCCAAGATTTCCAAAGAGTACAACTGCCCCAGGCTGGTCGGAATCGAGCCATTTAACTTATTACCAGCCAAAGAAAGAAACTTCAGATTCTTTATCTGGCCAAGGTTGGTGGGAATCTCACCTTCTAACTGATTCTTACTGAGGTTCAGCGATGCAAGGGAGACCATATTCCCTAAATCAACGGGAATTGGTCCTGCAAGCTGATTTCCAgatgcatccaaaaatttcaatgaTCTGCACATCCCACTGAGACTGGAAGGAATATGACCAGATATCCTATTATAACTGACATTTAGAAGCAATGCATCTAACCCATGGCATTTCTCAAATAAATACGTAGGAAATGGTTCAGTAAGATTATTTTCACCAACCAGAAATGTGTAACTGCTCTGTTTCCCCAGCCTGTCCCGTGCCACAGGTAATGACAGAATGCCATTGAAGTTGTTTCGACCAAAGTTGTGAGCAACCGAAATACCAACTCCCCCCATTGCTGTGAAAAGTGAATTCTCCCAAACCTTTGACAAAAAAAAGAATGCATATGGTGGAGAAACATTACCATCTTCAAATAGGTTGCCATTCCAAGAAGGTTCAGGGGGGCATACAATATCAGAGAAATCAGGAATTGAACCAGATAACATGTTCCCGCTAACATCAAACATGCCCATACAGGGAACACGAAGTTCTCTAGAAAGAACCCCGGTAAGGTTGTTTCCACTTAGATCAAGAAAATGCAGTCTCTCGCAGACACCAAGCTGGTTCGGAAATTCCCCACTGAAAAAATTCTGAGCCAAATTAACCATCTCTAAGCTCTGACAACGACCCCAACTTACCTGAAAACTGCCTTCCAAATTCACCATGGGAGCCCACAATATCTTCAGCTTTGGAAGCGATAAAACCTCCACAGGTATCGACCCTTCAAAATAGTTCAGCTCATCATTCACAGAACCCAATTTCCCAAAATCACCAGCGACATCCCCGCGTGGATCAAAGAGATTTGACAGCACAAGGACTGACAACTCCAAGCAATTCCCAAGCTCTCCAGGCACAGAACCACTAAGAGTGTTCCTGGACACATCCAACACCTCAAGGCTCTTGAGCTTCCCAAGCTCAGTAGGAATACCCTCTTCCAACAAATTGGAATACAGCAAAAGCGTCCTCAACCTCTCACAATTCCCTAAACTCNCCGGAATCCCTTGAACCAACGAATTCCCAGACAAATCCAAATGCTCAAGCTTCCAACAATTCTCCCCAATCTCTTTCGGAACAACCCCACTGAACTGATTAAACGAAAGATACACCCCTCTAAGCCTCCCAACAAAACTAGGAACAGAACCATTCAATTCATTACCAGCCAAATTCAAAACctccaaactctcaagagacgAAATTGAACTAGGAATCTCCCCTACAATCCTATTAAACCCAAGATTCAGAACCCTCAACTTCCTCAAGCCGTTAATTCTAAACGGAAGATATCCACTTATCAGATTCCCTTCTAAATCGAGAACCTCTAGCTTTTCCAAGCCCCAAATTGCTTCGGGAATTTCCCCCTCCAACGCGTTGAAGGGGAGAGACAAAACCCTAAGCTCCGTGAGCACACtgatgaaattaaaagaagaaacgTTTCCAAAGAGAGAACCTTTACTACCTTCGCACGTTCGCCGAACTCCGAATCCGTAAAGAGGGAATTGAGAGAAACCTTTGCACGGGTGGGAGGTTCCGTTGCGGCGGTTGCCGCCGTTTCCGGTGACGTTGACGGCGACCACCCGGGAGTTTGCGTTGCAGAGGACACCAGACCAGGAGCAGTAGCCAGAGTCAGCGCCGGCTGCGGAGGTCCATGTGGAGAGAACGCCGGCGGGGTCGGAAAACGATGCCTTCAGACGAAGGAGAGCGGATTCGTCCGAATCCGCCAATACTGCGTCGCTTGGCGACAAGAACAGAACCACGAAGAAGAGAAACTTGACTAGGGAACTCCATTTGATCACTGAACTGcaatgagaagaagaagaagaagaaaacatctCACAGTGAAAGAAAACCAAATCGCACGGAAAACCCCTTCTTCCCCGTTGTAGGAGTGACGTCGCagagaagaagaaagggttTTTGAAAACCCTAATCCTGTGATATGGAAGAAAAAAGACGATGGAAAATAATGGGGAAGAAGGAGAAACAAGACTCAGACTCAACACTGTTCTCTTTGCAAAACgcgtttttcttccttttctttttttttttaattttcttttttagtataaaattgatttttaatagcTTGATAAAGTGGACCCTCAACGTTTCATAACTTTTCCAATTAATTAAgactaaaattgaaaatcaaattttaactaAGTTATTGCTTTTTGAATTCTGTAGCTAATTATCTAGAGCGGGTGCTTTTATTTTGGTTGTGAAAACTCAATAAtagtgttattattaataaaaccattttttaacaatgtattACGTAAATTATTGAGTCTTTaagttaaataagaaaatagatgTAAAGAAACTACTCTCTACTATTAACCTTTGGtagaaaatagataaatattagATTTATATGAAGATAATTTTAGTTAAGAATTTTGTCTTTGTCTTAATTATCTCCGATACTATTAagcaatttgaaaaataatgtactATTTAGATAATATATTCTCATCTTTAATGTGTTACCTAACTATGTGAGCTTCAACAAGTTCGAAAATAAACTCTAATATGAAAGGAAATAACTTAATTTCTATTTGTATTATAGATTTTTCATAGCATTATTTCTGAGTACATTTTATAGAAGTAAATAATTATAGGAATGCACTCTTTGAGAGTCATAGATgatcataaattaatataacatgGTCTAAAGAtagaaatcatttttttcactttcacaACAAAATAGTGAGAAAGGTTGTTGTCTAGATTGGTATACTAGGTTGCCATTTTAGTTAGTTGGACATGTTAGAAACAAGTTTGAAACCAtactctaaattaatttttatttattaaagaggCAAATTAGTTAGGATTTGTGTTGAAAAAATCCAAAAAGAaactaatgtttttttttttttacttagaaTAGAGTATGAAAGATTTAATTTCACTTATTTAAATTGTGGTAGATATGTGTATAAGTAAACTTAGTGTAGTATCTCCTATTAAGGAAAAATAATCAAACTTAAACAATCtaaataactgaaaatgaagTTGATGATGGAGAATTGATGAAAAGAAGTTTAATAATGTTTGACCATAATTCCTAAACATCCTACTAATAATTGTATGTCTAATTGTCTGTATCTTAAAAATTAGCCAAATAATACCAACCATGTATGTTAGCTAAAAGGAGAATCAAGAAAGTTGATAACTTATTTGGAGATCAAGAAAAAAAAGCTTGAActtcacaaatatttaatattgtagTTATTTCAATTAATAAGGTAACAaggtattatttattattgtttgcaAAACCataagattttatatattaatgagaTAAATGTTATGATGTTTAGTAATGACAAGAATGAATTGTCTATTCATTTTATGTCTTCTTTTAGTTTTCctacttttattattaacaataaagaacctaattttcatatttctagTGTATTTGTTGTGATATATGCTTCAACTTCACAAGTTAAACAAGCTTCTTATGTTAAACAAGCTTCTTATGGAATAATTTCGTAATGTGTTAATTTGGAAATGTGAGTCTTGAacaattatgataaatttaaatgttttcttaGGAGAACATGAGAAATTTGGAGGATAATTATTGCTCAATGTATCATGTTTTGAATTTGTATAAAGACTTCTAtgttaaaggaaataaaatttaaaacataagttTACCTTAATAAAGAGTCTTTGGAAAGAAAATTcacattaaatcatttttttattaaagatagtgcttttttaattattaaagatgGTGATTATGTGTTTgataatattaaacatatttaaaatcaatttttgagTTGTATACATCATTGTTATTGTACAGTACAAATAGTTTTAATGTGGCTAATGATATTCTTCAAAATGTTATTCAAACATTTGTTAGTGATAAGGATAAGAATGCTTTCTTTTGAAGTTAAAGTTGTGGTTTTCTTCTAGAATGTTGCAGGGTGGATTAAAtct
Coding sequences:
- the LOC106771944 gene encoding LRR receptor-like serine/threonine-protein kinase RPK2, producing the protein MFSSSSSSHCSSVIKWSSLVKFLFFVVLFLSPSDAVLADSDESALLRLKASFSDPAGVLSTWTSAAGADSGYCSWSGVLCNANSRVVAVNVTGNGGNRRNGTSHPCKGFSQFPLYGFGVRRTCEGSKGSLFGNVSSFNFISVLTELRVLSLPFNALEGEIPEAIWGLEKLEVLDLEGNLISGYLPFRINGLRKLRVLNLGFNRIVGEIPSSISSLESLEVLNLAGNELNGSVPSFVGRLRGVYLSFNQFSGVVPKEIGENCWKLEHLDLSGNSLVQGIPXSLGNCERLRTLLLYSNLLEEGIPTELGKLKSLEVLDVSRNTLSGSVPGELGNCLELSVLVLSNLFDPRGDVAGDFGKLGSVNDELNYFEGSIPVEVLSLPKLKILWAPMVNLEGSFQVSWGRCQSLEMVNLAQNFFSGEFPNQLGVCERLHFLDLSGNNLTGVLSRELRVPCMGMFDVSGNMLSGSIPDFSDIVCPPEPSWNGNLFEDGNVSPPYAFFFLSKVWENSLFTAMGGVGISVAHNFGRNNFNGILSLPVARDRLGKQSSYTFLVGENNLTEPFPTYLFEKCHGLDALLLNVSYNRISGHIPSSLSGMCRSLKFLDASGNQLAGPIPVDLGNMVSLASLNLSKNQLEGEIPTNLGQIKNLKFLSLAGNKLNGSIPTSLGQLYSLEILDLSSNYLTGEIPKAIENMRNLTDVLLNNNNLSGHIPGGLAYVTTLSAFNVSFNNLSGSLPSNSGLIKCSSAVGNPFLSPCRGISLSVPSGSQLGPIYGSPYTPATEQAAVKDSGNGLSSIEIASITSASAIFSVLIALIVLFFYTRKWKPGSRVVGSTRKEVTVFTDIGVPLTFESVVQATGNFNAGNCIGSGGFGATYKAEVAPGVLVAVKRLAVGRFQGVQQFHAETKTLGRLHHPNLVTLIGYHACETEMFLIYNYLPGGNLEKFIQERSTRVVDWRILHKIALDIARALAYLHDQCVPRVLHRDVKPSNILLDDDFNAYLSDFGLARLLGTSETHATTGVAGTFGYVAPEYAMTCRVSDKADVYSYGVVLLELLSDKKALDPSFSSFGNGFNIVAWACMLLKQGRANEFFTAGLWEAGPGEDLVEVLHLAIVCTVDSLSTRPTMKQVVRRLKQLQPPSC